In bacterium, a single window of DNA contains:
- a CDS encoding thermonuclease family protein, whose product MPSGNKVKFRRKTALLFLAVAAAGWSCGGPEAPRPGEKGEDLVPERTARVDYVIDGDTLILEDGERIRFLGINAPEIRKLSGGSYHGTDEPWGRDAANFLGRLVEGREVGLVFDEPRTGKYGRTLAYVVYNGELVNGVLLREGYARYADYGNALLRGEELRAREAEAKARRRGLWENQPGSFRPPSYLTGGKHCDFYFRPEDPALVQVPEAERFRVTGGEAEAMGLASFAETAADDSR is encoded by the coding sequence ATGCCGTCGGGGAACAAGGTCAAGTTTCGAAGGAAAACGGCGCTCCTCTTCCTGGCCGTGGCCGCCGCCGGGTGGTCCTGCGGGGGGCCCGAGGCGCCCCGGCCCGGGGAGAAGGGGGAAGACCTCGTCCCCGAGCGGACCGCCCGGGTGGACTACGTGATCGACGGCGACACCCTCATCCTCGAGGACGGGGAACGGATCCGGTTCCTCGGCATCAACGCCCCCGAGATCAGGAAACTCTCCGGGGGGAGCTACCACGGGACCGACGAGCCCTGGGGGCGGGACGCGGCCAACTTCCTGGGGCGCCTGGTGGAGGGCAGGGAGGTGGGGCTGGTCTTCGACGAGCCCCGCACCGGCAAGTACGGCCGCACCCTGGCCTACGTGGTCTACAACGGGGAACTGGTCAACGGAGTGCTCCTGCGCGAGGGGTACGCCCGCTACGCCGACTACGGCAACGCCCTGCTCCGCGGCGAAGAGCTGCGGGCCCGGGAGGCCGAGGCCAAGGCCCGGCGGCGGGGCCTCTGGGAAAACCAGCCGGGGAGCTTCCGCCCCCCCTCCTACCTGACCGGGGGCAAGCACTGCGATTTTTATTTCCGCCCCGAAGACCCGGCCCTGGTCCAGGTCCCGGAGGCGGAACGGTTCCGCGTGACCGGCGGGGAAGCGGAGGCCATGGGCCTGGCTTCCTTCGCCGAAACGGCGGCGGACGATTCCCGCTAG